The Lysinibacter cavernae genome has a window encoding:
- a CDS encoding polysaccharide deacetylase family protein yields the protein MLTLPEGKTFGLAITVDMDGHAVWLAKGKDDPSYLARGEYGPEVGVPRLLDLFDRYNLRTSWGIPGHTLLTWPERSREVADRGHEIFAHGVYHENLLDMPRGREDELLARQIEQHLEVIGTRPRGYRVPSGPLTEHTYELLEAHGFEWSSSTSGRDFEPYYPRAIVSIDREDRTVFGREYNLLEFSVSWYLEDWMAFEFVAGSLQGLSSTQVVFDRWKDSLDWGMKHCPGGVMVLVLHPQCIGRPHHMLMLERFIDYCAGLDSLWITGLNDAYDAWSGKPAVFSPNPQ from the coding sequence GTGCTGACACTGCCAGAGGGAAAGACGTTTGGGCTGGCCATTACGGTCGATATGGATGGGCATGCCGTCTGGCTCGCAAAGGGAAAAGACGACCCGTCGTACCTTGCGAGGGGAGAATACGGGCCGGAGGTCGGCGTTCCCCGGCTGCTCGACCTGTTCGATCGCTACAACCTTCGGACCTCCTGGGGCATCCCAGGCCATACCCTGTTGACCTGGCCGGAGCGCAGCCGAGAAGTTGCCGATCGCGGCCACGAAATCTTTGCGCACGGCGTGTATCACGAGAACCTGCTTGATATGCCACGGGGTCGCGAGGACGAACTGCTCGCCCGTCAGATTGAGCAGCATCTTGAGGTCATTGGCACGCGGCCGCGTGGCTACCGGGTGCCGTCGGGGCCTCTGACCGAGCACACGTACGAGCTGCTCGAAGCGCACGGTTTTGAGTGGAGCAGCAGCACATCCGGCCGCGATTTTGAGCCCTACTATCCGAGGGCCATTGTGAGCATCGATCGCGAAGATCGCACGGTGTTCGGGCGGGAATACAACCTGCTCGAGTTTTCGGTTTCCTGGTATCTCGAAGACTGGATGGCGTTCGAGTTTGTGGCTGGCTCGTTGCAGGGCCTTTCGTCAACGCAGGTCGTTTTTGACCGGTGGAAGGATTCGCTTGACTGGGGGATGAAACACTGCCCAGGTGGCGTGATGGTCCTTGTGTTGCACCCACAGTGCATTGGGAGGCCGCACCACATGCTCATGCTTGAGCGCTTTATCGATTACTGTGCAGGACTCGATAGTCTCTGGATAACCGGGCTGAACGACGCCTATGACGCATGGTCAGGCAAACCG